One segment of Acidovorax sp. DW039 DNA contains the following:
- the trkA gene encoding Trk system potassium transporter TrkA, giving the protein MKIIILGAGRVGETVADSLVSERNDITVIDTDAERLRDLESRFDLRGVVGNGIEPAVLAEAGAQDTDMLIACAAQDETNLVCCKIAQLLFHIPTRIARVRSTGLEGDERLLGAEGFAVDRIICPEESLTRYIGKLIDYPEAMQVREFAGGRACLVSVRAQLGAPMVGGTIAELRASAPDVAVRLVAIYRRFPDEPDRFVACAGDTRIEPGDEVFVLAAQEHIAHVLSALHRRNAAPASPVHRIMIAGGGRVGLRLAQQLGQQGRFHVKVIESDPQRCVELASVLPPDVLVLQGDTTDEDLLGDEGVEEVDLFLALTDDDEDNIMSCLLAKRMGASRVLALINRRSYADLMHGTQIDIALSPAQAMLGELLAFVRQGDVQAVHSLRRGVAEALEIVVRGDRKTSRVVGRKVSDLALPRDVHMGLIVRGLPDGAQAVSEIGEPGEGQEAAQAAGLPAPQVIIPRSSTVLESNDHVVFFLPHKRLVREVEKLFRVSATFF; this is encoded by the coding sequence ATGAAAATCATCATCCTCGGGGCGGGCCGCGTGGGCGAGACGGTGGCCGATTCCCTGGTGTCCGAGCGCAATGACATCACCGTCATCGACACCGATGCCGAGCGCCTGCGCGATCTGGAGTCGCGCTTTGACCTGCGCGGGGTGGTGGGCAACGGCATCGAGCCTGCCGTGCTGGCCGAGGCCGGTGCGCAGGACACCGACATGCTGATCGCCTGCGCCGCGCAGGACGAAACCAATCTGGTGTGCTGCAAGATCGCGCAGCTGCTGTTCCACATTCCCACCCGCATTGCGCGGGTGCGCTCCACCGGGCTGGAGGGCGACGAGCGCCTGCTGGGCGCCGAGGGTTTTGCGGTGGACCGCATCATCTGCCCCGAGGAATCGCTCACGCGCTACATCGGCAAGCTCATCGACTACCCCGAGGCCATGCAGGTGCGCGAGTTTGCGGGTGGCCGCGCCTGTCTGGTGTCGGTGCGCGCGCAGCTGGGCGCACCCATGGTGGGCGGCACCATTGCCGAGCTGCGTGCCAGCGCGCCCGATGTGGCCGTGCGGCTGGTGGCCATCTACCGCCGCTTTCCGGACGAGCCCGACCGCTTTGTGGCTTGCGCGGGCGACACGCGCATCGAACCCGGCGACGAGGTGTTTGTGCTGGCGGCGCAGGAGCACATTGCCCATGTGCTGTCGGCCCTGCACCGGCGCAATGCAGCACCTGCCTCGCCCGTGCACCGCATCATGATTGCCGGGGGCGGGCGCGTGGGGCTGCGTTTGGCCCAGCAACTGGGCCAGCAGGGGCGGTTCCACGTCAAGGTGATCGAGTCTGACCCGCAGCGCTGTGTGGAGCTGGCCTCGGTGCTGCCGCCAGACGTGCTGGTGCTGCAGGGCGATACCACTGATGAGGACCTGCTGGGCGACGAGGGCGTGGAAGAGGTGGACCTGTTCCTGGCGCTCACCGACGATGATGAGGACAACATCATGTCCTGCCTGCTGGCCAAGCGCATGGGCGCGAGCCGCGTGCTGGCGCTCATCAACCGCCGCAGCTATGCTGATTTGATGCACGGCACGCAGATCGACATTGCGCTGTCGCCCGCGCAGGCCATGCTGGGCGAACTGCTGGCCTTTGTGCGCCAGGGCGATGTGCAGGCCGTGCACAGCCTGCGCCGGGGCGTGGCCGAGGCGCTGGAGATTGTGGTGCGCGGCGACCGCAAGACCTCGCGCGTGGTGGGCCGCAAGGTGAGCGACCTGGCCCTGCCGCGCGATGTGCACATGGGGCTCATCGTGCGCGGCCTGCCCGATGGAGCCCAGGCCGTGAGTGAAATCGGTGAACCAGGCGAAGGGCAGGAAGCCGCCCAGGCGGCAGGCCTGCCCGCGCCGCAGGTGATCATTCCGCGCAGCTCCACCGTGCTGGAGAGCAATGACCATGTGGTCTTCTTCCTGCCGCACAAGCGCCTGGTGCGCGAGGTGGAAAAGCTCTTCCGCGTGAGCGCCACGTTTTTCTGA
- a CDS encoding glutamate-5-semialdehyde dehydrogenase produces the protein MNALNVAEYTQSLGLQAKTASALMAKAPAAIKNKALLALARLLREQTEALQVDNARDLDRARAAGLAEPMVDRLKLSPKVLETCAQGCEQLAAMADVIGEIIGMKQQPSGIRVGQMRVPIGVFGMIYESRPNVTIEAASLSIKSGNACILRGGSEAIDSNRALAKLVQQALAEAGLPQDAVQLVQTTDREAVGQLIAMPEFVDVIIPRGGKGLIERISREAKVPVIKHLDGNCHTYVDDPCDIAMAVKVADNAKTNKYSPCNASEGLLVARGVAAEFLPKIGAVYAAKGVEMRGCPESLAILQSVAGAKLVAATEQDWSEEYLAPIISVKVVAGVDEAIAHINRYGSHHTDAILTRDHMHAQQFLREVDSASVMVNASTRFADGFEFGLGAEIGISTDKFHARGPVGIEGLTSLKYVVLGEGEVRS, from the coding sequence ATGAACGCCCTCAATGTCGCTGAATACACGCAATCCCTCGGTCTCCAGGCAAAAACGGCCTCTGCGCTGATGGCGAAAGCGCCGGCAGCTATCAAAAACAAAGCGTTGCTAGCCCTGGCCCGTTTGCTGCGTGAGCAGACCGAAGCGCTGCAGGTGGACAACGCCCGTGATCTGGACCGCGCGCGCGCTGCCGGGCTGGCCGAGCCGATGGTGGACCGTTTGAAGCTCAGCCCCAAGGTGCTGGAGACCTGCGCCCAGGGCTGCGAGCAGCTGGCGGCCATGGCCGATGTGATTGGCGAGATCATTGGCATGAAGCAGCAGCCCAGCGGCATCCGTGTGGGGCAGATGCGGGTGCCGATTGGCGTGTTCGGCATGATTTACGAGAGCCGCCCCAACGTGACCATCGAGGCCGCGTCCTTGAGCATCAAGAGCGGCAATGCCTGCATCTTGCGTGGCGGCTCGGAAGCCATTGATTCCAACCGGGCGCTGGCCAAGCTGGTGCAGCAGGCACTGGCCGAGGCGGGCCTGCCGCAAGATGCGGTGCAGCTGGTGCAGACCACCGACCGCGAGGCCGTGGGCCAGCTCATTGCCATGCCTGAGTTTGTGGATGTGATCATCCCCCGTGGCGGCAAGGGCCTGATCGAGCGCATCAGCCGCGAGGCCAAGGTGCCCGTCATCAAGCACCTGGACGGCAATTGCCACACCTATGTGGACGACCCGTGCGACATCGCCATGGCGGTGAAGGTGGCCGACAACGCCAAGACCAACAAGTACAGCCCCTGCAATGCGAGCGAGGGCCTGCTGGTGGCGCGCGGTGTGGCGGCTGAGTTTTTGCCCAAGATCGGCGCCGTTTATGCCGCCAAGGGCGTGGAGATGCGCGGCTGCCCTGAATCGCTGGCCATCCTGCAATCGGTGGCGGGTGCCAAATTGGTAGCCGCGACGGAGCAGGACTGGAGCGAGGAATACTTGGCTCCGATCATCAGCGTGAAGGTGGTGGCGGGGGTGGATGAAGCCATTGCGCACATCAACCGTTACGGCAGCCACCACACCGATGCGATCCTGACGCGCGACCACATGCACGCCCAGCAGTTTTTGCGCGAGGTGGATTCGGCCAGCGTGATGGTGAACGCCAGCACACGCTTTGCCGATGGCTTCGAGTTTGGCCTGGGGGCGGAAATTGGCATCAGCACCGACAAGTTCCACGCACGCGGGCCAGTGGGCATTGAGGGGCTGACTTCGCTCAAGTACGTGGTGCTGGGCGAGGGCGAAGTGCGCAGCTGA
- a CDS encoding FAD-binding oxidoreductase, translating to MAPADFTLRPSQGSRPLRLPHDDATNGWSAILPPRTPRPALQGDVQADWLVLGAGFAGLAAARRLAELRPHAHIVVVDAGTVGNNASGRNSGFAIDVPHNIGSSLEELRQAAHYQALLTAGMNDLERLVAQHRIDCQWRRAGKYHCAVSPAAERTLQHHVDELRALGAPHELLDRNALAARLGTRYFAAGLYTPGTVLLNPAALCRGLADALPANVTLHEQTPVQRLDLSSGKVVAHTPHGRVRAPQLLLAANGFAQQLGLFGSAWGAETFPLVTFGSLTAPLTPEQRSRLGAPEGWGVTPASAVTGATLRYTDDHRILVRQGFEYAPHFRVSPAVRERVRREHAAVFAARFPQLGDVALEHFWEGSIAITRNGAPRWGRLAPQVHGVAGCNGAGVVKFTALGALAADLALGQDHPLLAHALALGGPTRMPPQPFMGLGVRAYIAREKWLGRAEI from the coding sequence ATGGCGCCTGCGGATTTCACCCTGCGGCCCTCGCAGGGTTCCCGGCCTTTGCGTCTGCCCCACGACGACGCCACCAACGGCTGGTCCGCCATCCTGCCCCCGCGCACACCACGCCCCGCGCTGCAGGGCGATGTGCAGGCCGACTGGCTGGTGCTGGGCGCGGGCTTTGCGGGCCTGGCCGCTGCGCGCCGCCTGGCCGAGCTGCGCCCGCACGCCCACATCGTGGTGGTGGATGCAGGCACCGTGGGCAACAACGCCTCGGGCCGCAACTCGGGCTTTGCGATTGATGTGCCGCACAACATTGGCAGCTCGCTTGAAGAGCTGCGCCAGGCCGCGCACTACCAGGCCTTGCTCACGGCGGGCATGAACGACCTGGAGCGGCTGGTGGCGCAGCACCGCATCGACTGCCAGTGGCGCCGCGCAGGCAAGTACCACTGCGCCGTATCGCCCGCCGCGGAGCGCACGCTGCAGCACCATGTGGATGAGCTGCGCGCCCTGGGTGCGCCGCACGAATTGCTGGACCGCAATGCTCTGGCCGCACGCCTGGGCACCCGCTACTTTGCTGCCGGGCTCTACACGCCGGGCACCGTGCTGCTCAACCCCGCCGCGCTGTGCCGGGGCCTGGCCGATGCGCTGCCCGCCAACGTCACCCTGCACGAGCAAACGCCGGTACAGCGGCTGGATCTATCCAGCGGCAAGGTGGTGGCGCATACCCCGCACGGCCGCGTGCGTGCGCCGCAGTTGCTGCTGGCGGCCAATGGCTTTGCGCAGCAGCTGGGCTTGTTTGGCAGTGCCTGGGGGGCGGAGACGTTTCCGCTGGTCACCTTCGGCTCGCTCACCGCGCCGCTCACGCCCGAGCAGCGCAGCCGCTTGGGCGCGCCCGAGGGCTGGGGCGTGACGCCCGCCAGTGCCGTGACAGGCGCCACGCTGCGCTACACGGATGATCACCGCATTCTGGTGCGCCAGGGCTTTGAATATGCGCCGCATTTCCGCGTCAGCCCTGCGGTGCGTGAGCGGGTGCGGCGTGAGCATGCCGCCGTGTTTGCCGCGCGTTTTCCGCAACTGGGCGATGTGGCGCTGGAGCATTTTTGGGAGGGCTCCATCGCCATCACCCGCAACGGCGCGCCGCGCTGGGGGCGGTTGGCCCCGCAGGTGCATGGCGTCGCCGGGTGCAATGGGGCGGGGGTGGTCAAGTTCACGGCCCTGGGGGCGTTGGCGGCGGATTTGGCGCTGGGGCAGGACCATCCGTTGTTGGCGCATGCCTTGGCGTTGGGCGGGCCGACGCGTATGCCGCCGCAGCCGTTCATGGGGTTGGGGGTGCGGGCTTATATTGCGCGGGAGAAGTGGTTGGGGCGGGCGGAGATTTGA
- the holA gene encoding DNA polymerase III subunit delta, translating to MQVALAQLHTHLQKGLAPLYVLHGDEPLLQQEAADAIRATARTQGYTERSSYTVAGAHFDWSAVLAAGGSLSLFADKQIVEIRIPSGKPGKDGSVALQQVAESARGNDSTLTMVMLPRLDKATKTGAWFAALEGNGISIQIDPIERGQLPQWIAQRLAAQGQRVVAGEEGQRTLQFFADRVEGNLLAAHQEIQKLALLHPAGELTQAQVEAAVLNVARYDVFKLSESVLAGQTGRVQRMLDGLQAEGEAEVLVHWALAEDIRALKRVKDAMNAGKPLPMALRENRIWGPKERLFERILPKASDAALARLLQSAHIVDGIVKGLKVPDWPQDGWQALQRLAFQLCRLTSAAR from the coding sequence ATGCAAGTCGCTTTGGCCCAACTTCACACACATCTCCAAAAGGGCCTGGCGCCGCTGTACGTGCTGCACGGCGACGAGCCCTTGCTGCAGCAGGAAGCCGCAGACGCCATCCGCGCCACCGCCCGCACCCAGGGCTACACCGAGCGCAGCAGCTACACCGTGGCCGGTGCCCACTTTGACTGGAGCGCCGTGCTCGCCGCAGGCGGAAGCTTGAGCCTGTTTGCTGACAAGCAGATCGTCGAAATCCGCATCCCCTCGGGCAAGCCCGGCAAAGATGGCAGTGTGGCGCTGCAGCAGGTGGCCGAATCGGCCCGGGGCAACGACAGCACGCTCACCATGGTCATGCTGCCGCGCCTCGATAAAGCCACCAAGACCGGCGCCTGGTTCGCCGCGCTGGAGGGCAACGGCATCTCCATCCAGATCGACCCCATCGAGCGCGGCCAGTTGCCGCAGTGGATTGCCCAGCGTCTGGCAGCACAGGGTCAGCGCGTGGTGGCGGGCGAGGAAGGCCAGCGCACCCTGCAGTTCTTTGCCGACCGGGTGGAAGGCAACCTGCTGGCTGCGCACCAGGAGATTCAAAAGCTCGCCCTGCTGCACCCGGCGGGTGAATTGACGCAAGCCCAAGTCGAAGCCGCCGTGCTCAACGTGGCGCGCTATGACGTGTTCAAGCTGTCCGAATCGGTGCTGGCCGGGCAGACCGGCCGTGTGCAGCGCATGCTGGACGGCCTGCAGGCCGAGGGCGAGGCCGAAGTGCTGGTGCACTGGGCGCTGGCCGAAGACATCCGTGCCCTGAAGCGCGTGAAAGACGCCATGAACGCAGGCAAGCCCCTGCCCATGGCCCTGCGCGAGAACCGCATCTGGGGCCCCAAGGAGCGGCTGTTTGAACGCATCCTGCCCAAGGCCAGCGATGCTGCCCTGGCGCGCCTGCTGCAATCCGCCCACATCGTGGACGGCATCGTCAAGGGCCTGAAGGTGCCCGACTGGCCGCAGGACGGCTGGCAGGCCCTGCAGCGTCTGGCCTTCCAGCTCTGCCGTCTGACCAGCGCGGCCCGGTGA